The following coding sequences are from one Sciurus carolinensis chromosome 11, mSciCar1.2, whole genome shotgun sequence window:
- the LOC124959097 gene encoding olfactory receptor 9G4-like — MEIGNRTVLTEFILLGISTDPRLQSILFGIFLIIYLLTLSGNMTLVILIKIDSRLHTPMYYLIGSLSFLDFWYTSVYTPQLLTLCVSEDKRISLAGCGTQFFFSATVAYTECYLLAAMSYDRHAAICKPLLYSGTMSASVCTGLVAGSYIGGFLNAIAHTANTFRLSFCGRNVIDHFLCDVLPLVKMSCTDTQVYVIILSTIVGFTVLSCLLAILISYLNILLAILRIRSASGRRKAFSTCASHLVSVMLFYGSLLSEYARPSSSYSLERDKVAALLYTIINPLLNPVIYSFRNKDVKEAFRKAILSIRPHA; from the coding sequence ATGGAAATAGGAAATCGCACTGTCCTGACTGAATTCATCTTGTTGGGCATCTCCACAGATCCCCGGTTGCAGTCGATTCTCTTTGGAATATTTCTGATAATCTATTTGCTAACCTTGTCAGGGAACATGACCCTGGTTATTTTAATCAAGATTGATTCCCGCCTTCATACACCTATGTACTATTTGATTGGCAGTCTCTCTTTTTTGGATTTCTGGTACACTTCTGTATATACCCCTCAACTTTTGACTCTGTGTGTATCAGAAGATAAGCGCATTTCCTTGGCTGGATGTGGGACTCAGTTTTTCTTCTCCGCTACTGTGGCCTACACTGAGTGCTACCTCCTGGCAGCCATGTCCTACGACCGCCATGCAGCAATTTGTAAGCCTTTACTTTATTCAGGCACCATGTCTGCTTCTGTTTGCACTGGGCTTGTTGCTGGCTCCTACATAGGAGGCTTTCTGAATGCCATAGCCCATACCGCTAACACCTTCCGCCTGAGTTTCTGTGGTAGAAATGTCATCGATCACTTTTTATGTGATGTGCTGCCATTGGTGAAAATGTCCTGCACGGATACTCAGGTCTACGTGATAATCCTTTCCACTATTGTGGGCTTCACTGTCCTCTCCTGCTTGCTCGCCATCCTCATCTCCTACCTCAACATCCTCCTGGCCATCCTGAGGATCCGCTCAGCCTCAGGAAGGCGCAAGGCATTCTCCACCTGTGCTTCCCACCTGGTCTCGGTCATGCTCTTCTATGGCTCCTTGCTCTCCGAATACGCAAGGCCCAGTTCCAGCTACTCCCTGGAGAGAGACAAAGTGGCCGCCCTGCTCTACACCATCATCAACCCTCTGCTCAACCCTGTCATCTACAGCTTCAGAAACAAAGACGTCAAAGAGGCCTTCAGGAAGGCAATTCTGTCCATAAGACCACATGCATGA